GCTGCTATTGGCGCTGCATACCTTTTGGGAATGTATAAAAGGGTGGCGCTTGGCGAGATTACGCACAGCCATATAAAAGAGGCATGGGATGTGAATATAAGAGAAATCGCTGCAATGACTGCATTAGTGGTTTTTGTTGTGTGGATAGGCTTTTATCCAAAACCATTTTTAAATATAATGCATGTTTCTGTGGAGCATCTGCTGGGGCAGATACAGGTTGTGCAGGCTCCGTGATCATATTTTACGGTTCCATGTACCCCCAAAAATCAATGTCTATTTTTGGGATGTAATCACAAATTGACATTGTAACCACTTTTTTGGTATAAGGTAACCATAAAATATTTGTGAGGCAAAGGTGATTTCTGTGGGCATAAAAGAACTTAAAGCAAAATTGAGCGCATATGTTGACAAGGTGCGCCGCGGGGAAAGGTTTGTCATAACCGAACATGGAAGCGAGGTAGCAATGGTCATTCCCATTTCAAGGGAATGGATTGCTGTCAAATCCCTTGCCGTAAAAAACAAGGCAAAATGGTCTGGAAAAAAACCCGAAGGGATAAAAGGCATCAGTATCAAGGGAAAACCTCTTTCAGAGACAATTCTGGAAGAACGACGATGATACTCTATCTTGACACCAGCAGTCTGGTTAAACTGTATGTGGAGGAGACCAACTCCGGTATTGTAAAGAATTGGGTGAAAGAGTCCGAAATTGCGGCTGTTTGCCGCGTAGCATACCCTGAAATGATTTCTGCGCTGAATAAACGATTGCGATGCGGAGATATATCAAGCAAGGAATATCGCCTGCTCGTTGCAGGATTTTCAAAGGAGTGGCTGGATTTTGCTGTAATGGATTTTGATGAAATAGAGGCAGGTCAATTGGCTGAAAAATACGGACTGCGGGGTTTTGATGCAGTGCATCTGTCATCCGCAAAACTTTTGAGGGCGGAAGGCAGTTCTCTTTCATTGGCATTTTCGTCCTTTGATAAGAAACTGAATCAAGCCGCATCTTCAGAGGGGTTTACTATTTTACCGCCACTTCAGAGTTTTTAATATTTCCTGTCAGACCGCGCAGACCTGACCACCAGGGAGCATTTATTTAAGGGGAAACATTATGCAATTTAATATACTAGATGTCATAGCAAGTTTGCCTGAGATAATAGTTTTTACAGCAGCAACACTGCTCTTAATAATAGACCTGTTTTTAGGCAAGGGAAAGAAGCATATAATAGGATACATCTCATTGGCTGTTATACTTACAGCATGGGTTTATACATGCAAACTTTCAGGCGCTACCATCTATGCCTTTAACAGCATGTTTATCTTTGACGGCTACTCCAGTTTTTTCAAGATGGTCTTCTATCTCTCCACAATATTGGCAATACTCCTTTCAATGAACTACATTAAGGTTGAAGACATTGAGCATGGTGAATATTATATCCTGCTCTTATTTGCCTTAAGCGGCATGATGCTCATGGCATCTGGTATGGATTTAATTTCCATATATATCGGTCTTGAACTCATGGCAATATCCATATATGTGCTTACTGGTCTTATCAAGCAGGATGTCCGCTCAAATGAGGCTGCCATGAAATACATCATCCTTGGCGCCCTTTCATCTGGAATCCTTCTCTACGGCATTTCCCTTGTTTATGGTTTGACAGGCACCACACAATTATCCGCTATAAGCGAGTTCCTAAAGAATAAAGAAAGTATAGACCCTGCGCTTCTACTTGCCATTGTTTTTCTTGTAGCAGGTTTTGGATTCAAGGTTGCGGCAGTGCCTTTTCACATGTGGGCGCCTGATGTGTATGAGGGTGCCCCAACATCTATTACAGCATTCATGTCTGTTGGACCAAAGGCAGCAGGGTTTGCTGTCCTCCTGCGGGTTTTTCTTGATAGTTTCGGTTCTATCTCAGTCCACTGGCTCACCCTTATATCAGTCCTTTCTGTTGCAACAATGGTTGTAGGCAGCATAGTGGCGCTTGTGCAGACCAACATTAAAAGGATGCTCGCATATTCAAGCATTGCACATGCAGGTTATGGGCTGCTTGGTTTTGTGGCAGGCGGCAGGGATGGAATTGCAAGCGTTATGCTCTATATGCTCATATATGCCTTTATGAACATGGGCATATTTGGCGCAATTATTGTTATGAGAAAGGGTAATTTCCATGGAGAGAATATCACAGACTATACAGGACTTGCAAAGGTGCATAAAGGCATGGCGCTTCTTATGCTTATATTCCTCTTTTCCCTTGCAGGCATACCGCCTACCGCAGGTTTTGTCGCCAAGTTCTATGTATTTATGGCGCTTATTAACAAAGGGTTTATAACACTTGCTATTATCGGCGCGGTAATGAGCGCTGTTT
Above is a genomic segment from Deltaproteobacteria bacterium containing:
- a CDS encoding type II toxin-antitoxin system prevent-host-death family antitoxin, which encodes MISVGIKELKAKLSAYVDKVRRGERFVITEHGSEVAMVIPISREWIAVKSLAVKNKAKWSGKKPEGIKGISIKGKPLSETILEERR
- a CDS encoding type II toxin-antitoxin system VapC family toxin, which gives rise to MILYLDTSSLVKLYVEETNSGIVKNWVKESEIAAVCRVAYPEMISALNKRLRCGDISSKEYRLLVAGFSKEWLDFAVMDFDEIEAGQLAEKYGLRGFDAVHLSSAKLLRAEGSSLSLAFSSFDKKLNQAASSEGFTILPPLQSF
- a CDS encoding NADH-quinone oxidoreductase subunit N, whose protein sequence is MQFNILDVIASLPEIIVFTAATLLLIIDLFLGKGKKHIIGYISLAVILTAWVYTCKLSGATIYAFNSMFIFDGYSSFFKMVFYLSTILAILLSMNYIKVEDIEHGEYYILLLFALSGMMLMASGMDLISIYIGLELMAISIYVLTGLIKQDVRSNEAAMKYIILGALSSGILLYGISLVYGLTGTTQLSAISEFLKNKESIDPALLLAIVFLVAGFGFKVAAVPFHMWAPDVYEGAPTSITAFMSVGPKAAGFAVLLRVFLDSFGSISVHWLTLISVLSVATMVVGSIVALVQTNIKRMLAYSSIAHAGYGLLGFVAGGRDGIASVMLYMLIYAFMNMGIFGAIIVMRKGNFHGENITDYTGLAKVHKGMALLMLIFLFSLAGIPPTAGFVAKFYVFMALINKGFITLAIIGAVMSAVSAYFYIRIVMLMYMKEPEREFALAQTLSTRIALAIAVFGTVLIGVLPTWFIDWAQKSVFSM